One genomic window of Podarcis muralis chromosome 9, rPodMur119.hap1.1, whole genome shotgun sequence includes the following:
- the NUDT9 gene encoding ADP-ribose pyrophosphatase, mitochondrial isoform X1: MARGFLARTVTVVSLTVTLTAVAAKSSSCTYFYPLFQAARNLAYSPPSESWFHSEAAKMSNCKDARENLHDKARTSPYPGSNIERSRVPNDKVDWSTEWEDYSPVEYTAQSVLAGPKWADPEIGVKNFSPKFNEKDGQVERRSQNGFYHVEDGRPRNPVGRTGVVGRGLLGRWGPNHAADPLVTKWKRDGSGNKVAHPASSKSILQFIAIKRKDCGEWAIPGGMVDPGEKLSAALKREFSEEALNSLQKTEAEKEEMEKQLNRLFSQDYFVVYKGYVDDPRNTDNAWMETEAVNYHDETGEVMENLHLEAGDDAGKVKWVDIGEKLKLYASHADFVKLVAEKRGAHWREDHNLVCHDGAEIKA; the protein is encoded by the exons ATGGCAAGGGGTTTCCTGGCCCGGACGGTTACCGTGGTTTCTCTCACTGTGACTTtaactgctgttgctgctaagtCTTCTTCCTGCACTTACTTCTACCCACTATTTCAAGCAGCCAGGAATCTAGCCTACAG CCCACCTTCAGAAAGTTGGTTTCACAGCGAGGCTGCTAAAATGTCTAATTGTAAAGATGCAAGAGAAAATTTGCATGACAAAGCAAGGACCTCCCCATATCCAGGATCAAACATTGAGCGCAGCAGAGTTCCCAACGATAAAGTGGATTGGTCAACTGAATGGGAGGATTACAGCCCTGTGGAATATACAGCACAATCTGTTCTGGCAGGACCTAAATGGGCAGATCCAGAAATTGG GGTGAAAAACTTTTCTCCAAAGTTCAACGAGAAGGATGGGCAAGTGGAGAGGAGGAGCCAGAATGGTTTCTATCACGTGGAAGATGGGAGGCCCAG GAATCCTGTAGGCAGGACAGGAGTAGTGGGCCGAGGTCTCTTGGGGCGTTGGGGACCAAATCATGCTGCAGATCCCCTTGTAACTAA GTGGAAGAGAGACGGCAGTGGCAATAAAGTAGCTCACCCAGCGTCTAGCAAAAGTATCTTGCAGTTCATTGCAATCAAAAGGAAGGACTGCGGGGAATGGGCCATTCCAGGG GGCATGGTAGACCCAGGGGAAAAATTGTCGGCTGCACTAAAGAGAGAATTTAGTGAGGAGGCCTTGAACTCCTTACAGAAAACTGAGGCTGAGAAGGAAGAGATGGAGAAACAACTGAACAGGCTGTTCAGTCAAGATTACTTTGTG GTATACAAAGGGTATGTGGATGATCCTCGTAACACAGACAATGCTTGGATGGAGACAGAAGCCGTAAACTACCATGATGAAACTG GTGAAGTAATGGAGAACTTACACTTGGAAGCAGGAGACGATGCTGGGAAAGTGAAATGGGTTGACATTGGAGAAAAGCTGAAACTCTATGCCAGTCATGCTGACTTTGTCAAGCTCGTAGCAGAGAAAAGAGGAGCACACTGGAGGGAAGATCATAACCTGGTTTGCCATGATGGGGCTGAGATCAAGGCCTAA
- the NUDT9 gene encoding ADP-ribose pyrophosphatase, mitochondrial isoform X2, translated as MSNCKDARENLHDKARTSPYPGSNIERSRVPNDKVDWSTEWEDYSPVEYTAQSVLAGPKWADPEIGVKNFSPKFNEKDGQVERRSQNGFYHVEDGRPRNPVGRTGVVGRGLLGRWGPNHAADPLVTKWKRDGSGNKVAHPASSKSILQFIAIKRKDCGEWAIPGGMVDPGEKLSAALKREFSEEALNSLQKTEAEKEEMEKQLNRLFSQDYFVVYKGYVDDPRNTDNAWMETEAVNYHDETGEVMENLHLEAGDDAGKVKWVDIGEKLKLYASHADFVKLVAEKRGAHWREDHNLVCHDGAEIKA; from the exons ATGTCTAATTGTAAAGATGCAAGAGAAAATTTGCATGACAAAGCAAGGACCTCCCCATATCCAGGATCAAACATTGAGCGCAGCAGAGTTCCCAACGATAAAGTGGATTGGTCAACTGAATGGGAGGATTACAGCCCTGTGGAATATACAGCACAATCTGTTCTGGCAGGACCTAAATGGGCAGATCCAGAAATTGG GGTGAAAAACTTTTCTCCAAAGTTCAACGAGAAGGATGGGCAAGTGGAGAGGAGGAGCCAGAATGGTTTCTATCACGTGGAAGATGGGAGGCCCAG GAATCCTGTAGGCAGGACAGGAGTAGTGGGCCGAGGTCTCTTGGGGCGTTGGGGACCAAATCATGCTGCAGATCCCCTTGTAACTAA GTGGAAGAGAGACGGCAGTGGCAATAAAGTAGCTCACCCAGCGTCTAGCAAAAGTATCTTGCAGTTCATTGCAATCAAAAGGAAGGACTGCGGGGAATGGGCCATTCCAGGG GGCATGGTAGACCCAGGGGAAAAATTGTCGGCTGCACTAAAGAGAGAATTTAGTGAGGAGGCCTTGAACTCCTTACAGAAAACTGAGGCTGAGAAGGAAGAGATGGAGAAACAACTGAACAGGCTGTTCAGTCAAGATTACTTTGTG GTATACAAAGGGTATGTGGATGATCCTCGTAACACAGACAATGCTTGGATGGAGACAGAAGCCGTAAACTACCATGATGAAACTG GTGAAGTAATGGAGAACTTACACTTGGAAGCAGGAGACGATGCTGGGAAAGTGAAATGGGTTGACATTGGAGAAAAGCTGAAACTCTATGCCAGTCATGCTGACTTTGTCAAGCTCGTAGCAGAGAAAAGAGGAGCACACTGGAGGGAAGATCATAACCTGGTTTGCCATGATGGGGCTGAGATCAAGGCCTAA
- the LOC114604091 gene encoding uncharacterized protein LOC114604091 has translation MKLLICLSCILSIAAALPVRRSASGSASNERIPIMVPQVPPQVPPQFPPQFPPPLPAQPYPPQIPAQPYPPQMIPIYVTYDPAQGLPSILSNLPGVVNPGPGGVGGPFLIPYPGIPGAGFPPIVGK, from the exons ATGAAACTGCTGATTTGTCTTTCCTGCATTCTGAGCATAGCAGCTGCTCTCCCAGTCCGT CGGTCAGCAAGTGGCAGTGCCAGCAACGAG CGCATTCCTATCATGGTTCCTCAAGTGCCTCCTCAGGTTCCTCCGCAGTTTCCTCCTCAGTTTCCTCCTCCACTTCCAGCACAACCATACCCACCTCAGATTCCAGCACAGCCATACCCACCTCAG ATGATCCCGATCTATGTGACCTATGATCCAGCTCAG GGTTTGCCCTCTATTCTCAGCAATCTGCCAGGCGTG GTGAACCCTGGACCTGGAGGTGTTGGTGGCCCATTTCTG ATCCCTTATCCTGGAATTCCTGGGGCG GGCTTCCCACCTATTGTGGGG AAATAG